From Triticum urartu cultivar G1812 chromosome 2, Tu2.1, whole genome shotgun sequence, a single genomic window includes:
- the LOC125541194 gene encoding protein RALF-like 33, producing the protein MARLGVALLALLAAAAAVACLPSPASAGELASMLLSRAAACDGIIGECGVDEDEEMAPGAGEALRRSLARKSTARYISYAALRADQIPCDKRGASYYINCGSMQQANPYTRGCSAITHCARNMN; encoded by the coding sequence ATGGCAAGGCTCGGCGTGGCCTTGCTCGCGCTCCtggcggccgcggcggcggtcGCCTGCCTGCCGTCCCCGGCCTCCGCGGGCGAGCTGGCCTCCATGCTGCTGTCGCGCGCGGCGGCCTGCGACGGGATCATCGGGGAGTGCGGCGTggacgaggacgaggagatggcgcCGGGCGCCGGCGAGGCCCTGCGCCGGTCGCTGGCGCGGAAGTCGACGGCCAGGTACATCAGCTACGCGGCGCTGCGCGCCGACCAGATCCCCTGCGACAAGCGCGGGGCGTCCTACTACATCAACTGCGGGTCCATGCAGCAGGCCAACCCCTACACGCGCGGCTGCTCCGCCATCACGCACTGCGCGCGCAACATGAACTGA